The Deltaproteobacteria bacterium DNA window CTGCTCGTCGTCCCGAAGCGTCACTTCAGCGACATCCTCGGCGCAGACGAAGCCTCGCTCGTGCGCGTGGCCGCGAACAGCCGACGCATCGCGCTCGCGTTGAAGCGCGCCCTCGCGCCCGACGGCATCGGCGTGCATCAGCTGAACGGCGCTGCCGCGGGCCAGACCGTGTTCCACTACCACATGCACCTCATCCCTCGGCGCATGGGCGACCCGCTCGGCCTCCACGGCCGGCGGCAGGCGAGCGAGCTGGAGCTCGCGGAGGTGGCGGCGCTGATCTCCGAGGCGCTCCTCGGGATTCCCTAACAAACCGTGCGCGCCCACCCTGCGACGCGTTTCGCTGCATTGCCCACGCCGTCTTCGCGCCGCATGCGCACGGCGCGTTACCGCACCTCGATCCTGCGGAACGCAGCGGCCAGAACGCCGAGGCTCGCGGCCGCCCACACGAGACCGCGCGCGAACACGGCGGCGAAGTCACTCGGCAGCTGCGCGCTCGGGCCCCACGGCGCGAGGGCGCGCAGCATCGCGCTCGCGATCGGCGGACCGAATTGGTCGAGCGTGCGCAGGAAGCCGCCGCTGCTCGCGGGATCTGAGGAGGGAAAGAACGCGGTCGCTGCGGCGATCGTCGTGAAGAACACGAGCCCGAACACGAGCAGCCAGATCGCGATGCGCGGCAGCGTGAGTGAAGCGGCCATCGCGAGCGCCGCGACCGTCACGCACGCGACCGCGCACGCGGCGCCTGCGAGTAGCGCTGGCGTCAGCGCGACGCCGCTG harbors:
- a CDS encoding HIT family protein; its protein translation is MRDCIFCKIVAGLAPAARVHEDELTVSFMDLFPASRGHLLVVPKRHFSDILGADEASLVRVAANSRRIALALKRALAPDGIGVHQLNGAAAGQTVFHYHMHLIPRRMGDPLGLHGRRQASELELAEVAALISEALLGIP